A stretch of DNA from Lycium ferocissimum isolate CSIRO_LF1 chromosome 4, AGI_CSIRO_Lferr_CH_V1, whole genome shotgun sequence:
GGTGATTGTGGAGGGAAATATAACCAACATTGGATTGGTGATAAGGTGTTTTAttggaaaacccgtttttttttcttttttttttctattattgGAAAACTTATTCAACTCAAAAATAAACTTTAGAAAATCTATTTAACAACTCAGGAAAGAGATATCCTAGTCATCCTACTATTTAAGATTATTTAGATAGATGATgatgaaaaattaaaacaaatccTTAAATTTTATCGTTTCAAATATAAcatgtaatttttataaaaaatgttatatgagaatgttggaattaaatatttattgcatataaaaatgtgattttttttaaataggcTAAGAAAAGTAAAATGTATAAATTAAACTTATCTAATTAAACATggcaaaataatttaaaatttaatttcttaatGGAAGAAGTGTCAACAAAAATatcttttatgaaattattttctccttaccaaacaaaaatataaaagtaattGTTCAATTCTTGTCGTGCAatagtgttaaaaaaaaaaaaaaaaaaaaaaaaacgggggGGGgacgcgggggggggggggggtccttAGTATATGGCCTTTGGTTTTAaacgtttatatatatatataaaatataaaatgttaTTCCTATTCCAAAGTGATCAATTTGGTCCTAAGCCACATAAGTAAAGACAGTCATTACTTTTGCTGTCAAAATAAACTGAAGCCCTCGACGTTAAACTTTTTGGCATTTTCGAGCTAGTTGCTGCATGATTGGAAATGGTTGCTTTTGACAAGAATGAcccattttcattcttttgaactCAAGAATACAATGCTATTATAATGAGTAATGTACTAGAACTTTGAAACTACCATTAGGCTACAAGGGCTAGTAGCAAGAATATCACATGATTCAGTAGATCTATCAGATTTCCTGGTACATAGCATTGACAGATACTAGTCTTCTATGAAGCGCTTATTTCTCGTAGGCTCGTGTTATTTATTCCACAAATAGGATCCACTGTCAAATGCCTTCCAATATCACCACCAGGCCGTCCACTTAACTTGCACCAGGTGTATTCTCAATTGGCTGTGCTCTCGAGCATCTACAGTGGCATCAGTCTTCGATATTTGAAGAACCATAAAAATGCAAAGAATATCACTGCTCCAGTTACACCTGTAATTATTAAGACCCATTTAAATGCATTTGGTTCGTTAAACATTGGTACTTCAAAATTCATCCCAAAAATTCCTGCCACAACCCCAAAGATGGCAACCACAAAGGTTGCAGTTGTAAGCAGCAACTCAAATTGTATTAGCTGATTCCGGACATTATCCTGCAAATGAAATATCCTCAAATCAAGTTTATATCACATGTACACAGTTACTGCACCAAGAATTGCCCATGACACGAGAAAACCTATAACTCAAATTATAATAAGCTGCATGTTTTTAACTAATCCAATCTTACAACTTTGATGTCATAACAAGTCAAGAAGGGTTTAATGTGAAGTAAAATTCATTTGAAACCAACTTGAGTGTATAATGCATACCAGTTGAATATTAATGAAATCTTCTGTATCATCAATATACTCCTTCAACTGacagaagaaggaaaaaaaaaagcttgaTTAAGAAAAGGAATACAAGATGAAAGGACAAACAATAAGACACTGTGGAATATACCGATGTCAACTTGTTGAGGGTGCTGTCAATGACAACAAAGTAAGCCTCCAAGAGCATCTCCAGCTCTTCTATGCTCTGAGTTTCAGCGCCACTTTCCGAACTTCTCATGCTTTCATGCCTACTTCTTGCTATGCTCAAGCTTTTTTCAAGCCTCCTGCTCTCAGGAGGTGAAGAAACAGGGGAAACCGGAGCAGACACAGACAACGCACCATCTGTTGACCTGTAGCCAAGCAAAGACTGATCTCCATAGCAAGACAACTCCATCCGTCTTTTCTTCTCAGTAAGATACATCTCAGCCATGTCCCCATCGTCATCCATAAGCTGCTCTATCTCATCTCTAACCTAGATAATAGATGGTAGAAGTTAAGATGATACAATCAGTAATTTGTGCTTGAAAAATACTAAGAACAATAAATAACTAGGATACCTTCTGAACTCTACGAGTCAAAGCAACAAGCCTACTTTTCAATCTACGAACTCGTTCCAAATTCAAAGTACTAATTTTAGATGTAAGTTCgtccaacaatgggtatgcttCAATCTCCAGTTCTGCTGCCTGATCATttggaaagaaaacaaaattaaaatacttaGGTTGACGCCAACCAGATAATACAGAACTACCCAGAAAAACTATCTACTTCGTGAAAATCCTGTTATAGAATACTTATTACAGTTGTTTATTGAACTAGTTCTAGGTCATGCCCATATATATTCAATTGTAACAACACACTTAGTTCACAGTTAGCCATTTCAGTGTTTCTGTTGGTGCTCAAGTTAGTACCAGGGTTCTTGCAAATCTAAGAAATGATGCTCTAATGCTCATACAAGGAGTTAAAATAATACTTGTGTATTAAAGTATGAGTGTTGGCTCTGTGAAGTGGTTACTAGCTTTTTTCACATATTTTTATGCCAACTCACACTAGACCAAGTGAATATATTGATTCCCAACTTTAATTAGGCATCCAAGCTCCAGAGCTTTCTCCTATTAACTAGTTTTGTTTTATGATCTACTGTTGACTCATAAATGattatcttctttttctctccttaattgataaaaaaaaggaGAGGGTCCTGGATCGAGCTCGGTGCTCTGTCTATATCAACTTACAATCATCTCCATTTCCCCACGAGCATGAAGAGCGGACATGCTTAAACCGAAATATCAAGTATTTTGAATAGAACCAAAATGAAATTGAGCAGAGTAACTACTCTGCAACCATTTTATAATCTAAGTTCAGAGTATGAGTCCCGTTAGGTATTTCCAACAATTAAAAATGATATTTAAGCTTTGAATCAGCTGGAGATCATGTGTGTGAAGGGCAAGGATATGGGGTTATTAAGTATGCAGAGCAATAACTCAGCTATTTCCTAGCCCCCAGGCTTTGGTTAGGCGCACGTCATGGATTCGAATCCTGCTGTAGGGAAAAACCTAATACATAAGTGGAGAACGATAGAGAAACGGGCCCATTATCCTTCGAGTTTCGAAAAGTGCACCACCATAGAGAAAAGTGCCCTCGAGGATTTCCCGgttatcaaaaaacaaaaaacaaaaaaaaaaaaaaactcaagcTATTTCCGGCAAAAATTGGAAGAAGTATCTTTGTATTTTGCCCCTTCAAAGCAACTAATGCCATTGGCACACTTAATGTTTCCATAGTATTGCattaatgcatatatatatatatatatatatttttttttttttttttttgagaaggtatATATATTTCCTCAGGTGAAATGTAACTTGAGGCTACTCAGACATAAGGTCTTAGTAGATTTTTATTGCAAAACTTGTACCATATACTCATACAATATATAGATGAAAACAAAGTCCCCGTGATGGTGTTTTTACTACATACCTGAGAATCAAGAAAAGTACAAGCTGCCTCAAGCGCAACTTCAAGAGCCCGGAATTCAAAGGGCAAATAATCCGGGGACGGAGTACCAAAAATATTCTCAATATTCCTGCTTCCTCTTCTTCTGCTCAACTCACCTTCTGACTGCCAAACCTCACCTGCTCCTGCAGCTTGCAACCTCCGCTGCAGCTCCACTACATAGTGCAAGACATAGCTGTCAAGAGAATTTAACAGGAGAACCTCATCAGCTGTAATGATACATCGAATCTGCTCAAGATTTACAACAATTGCCTTCTCCCTGCCAAGGATCGTTGATGGATAAACAAACAATGGATCCAATAGACGTAGATCACGAGCTGGAAGGTCGCAACGACGCATCATAGTGAACTTGTCAACCTCAATGACCTGGGAATTGCCAGATGTATCAACCCGAATCCATGATCGAAGTCCTTGACCTCGCTTCTTAAGGCCCAAGACATCTATACCTTGAAAAGGTTGACGGCCAGAGGCCCCCGGGGGCCTATAAGATACTTCTCGAAGATTTGCTGCTGATGCAGGTTTTGGTGGAAGCAGGCGTTCTTTGATTTCAGCCATCAATGAAGCCTTTTAGCTGCTGGaacaaatgaaaaaattaatgagCTTCAAGAGGTAAAACTGGAAAACCCAAACAAATAACTGTGAAAGAAACCTCCATCCCCACCCATGATTCTCCATAGACTCCTTCATTAAGGTTAATCGCGTTTGTTAGGGGCCATGTAGGAATTTAGATAAGTTGGTCCATTATGCCAGCAATAACTTTCGTGAAGCTTCTTTGGATGAAACTGCCTACTCCTTTTTTAGCGATTGCTATCGTGGATTAGATGGATAGTTATTAGTTATGAGCAGCAGTCCCCTGACTATAGATAAGAAAAGAAGTAGAGGTGTGTGCCACAATCATGAGGGACTGAGAAGTTGACGAAGTAGCAAGTTAAATAAGAGGCAGAGTCAAAGGTGAGCAAATGCTAACTGCATACACATCATCAAATGTACTTTAAAAAAACACATTTAGTCTACATTCAGCATCAGCAGCTTCCCCGAAAGTATCGACTCTGCCTACGAGTTCAGCCCAGTGTCTGATAAGTTAAAATGTTGGCAGATGGACAATGTCTATGTTACCTAATCAAGTTCTGTAATACAACACCCAGTGGCTAAATTAGTTTTGGGATTTAATGGCATCGCAAATCAGTATATGTGGAATAGGCTGTTTGGATACTATGAAAGATACAGTAAATGACATCAAGAGTGTGTTCAGAATGTTTCCTACGAGCATTTAGCTACCTTGAAATTTGgcaaatattttctccaaaatgtTTTCTATGACTTATTCACATAAGAGTGAGGTATCATTTTCCTTAACAAACATCCaactcttaattttttttcttttttatttttttttatttttttatttttatttttgtggatAGGTCAACTCTCACTCAATCCTACTTGTTTAATCGAAACTCAGAAAATTGAACAAGAAGATATTATTCTAATACCCTATCCTACACCTGTACAATTACTACATGTCAGCTACTTCAACAcccaatccaacatcaataaATGATTTCCTAAAGAAAACATTTGAATTAACACTGAAGCTTGAGAAactcaaaagtatttttgacaGAAAAACattttactccctctgtcccaatttatgtatcatttttcgcttttcgatagtcaatttgactaacctttgaaattaaattggattagattaactcaatatgttaagattaaatttatacatttgaaaactacatgacaAGTACaataagttgcaacttttctcataccaatttggtgaaaattcacatcttaaaatgttggtcaaagttcagTTTGGATCTCGAGAAGCGAaaaatgccacataaattgggacagatggAGTAATTGAAACTAACATGTAAAATTCACTAATGAAGCTTTATTTATGCAGAGGGAGCAGAAACTAAGCATACCTAGTTAACAAATTGCATTCACCACTGTAAATTATCAGAGAAAAGGTAAATAGGAAGGAACCTTATACTGTAGATCGGTGTTCACCAAATTAACCAGGCCCTCATTTGAAATTGCGGGCCTAAATCAGTCCAAATTTCGGCCCGATTTTACTTTACGGGTTAGGGTTTCGATTGGAACTGTCACTGTAGCTCCGCCGCCACGTGGCACACCGGAAATTCGCCGATTGAGAAAAAACGTAGAAGTCACCAGACCTGACCTAATAAGCTGGTAGTATAGAGCAAATGAGTGTAAATTGATTTCTTTTCAGCCCTACAGTAATTGTAATTTACGCAATTTGCAATTGCAGAAAATATAATATCAGtcctaaaaaaacaaaattgtaTATTTCGTATTCTTATTTATCTTCTGCTTTATTATTTATATGTGGCTGAAGAATATTCCTTACACATTTAACTAACactgatttttatttatatatttatttaggCTGGATTCGTGctgcttttccttttttctctctttttttttttaatacataatTAACTCGAATTTGGGAGTGTCCAATTTGATAGTCCGAAAGTCGAAATTATGATACATGCGTTGATaccaatgttttaaaaggcagaGGCGTAAGGCGAAGCGTTTTAGGTGTAAGCATCGAGGCACGGGACGTAAGCCCatgggtatttaatttttaatattcataaaataatataattataataaatatttgtAAATAGGTAAAATTGCATAAATAATTGAAGAAAACTATACTTAACtgaaatagatatatatatagatgtgctCCATCACCacaaaaaattaatcaaaacaatctattatacgctacttacaagCACAAGTGATTGTTCGGTACTTTTTTTTGATATAGTAGAAGACAAGGTAAAGAATTAGGAAAGAACATAAATTAGGCatctagcaataaaaaaaaggtCTTGACCTTTATATTTAAtgttttaattccttttaaaatatttgagtaaTTACAAGTTGATTTTTGAGAATTTGGTCATTATAttaaggacttatttaacaaattttgttttaatttggaGAAGTTTTCTGGGCGTACCCCCAACACAAAAAACTCGCCCCACACGCCCCGGCATATGTCCCGAATCGCTAGGCATACGCCTTTTGAGACTTTCGCCCCACAACAGGCGTTTTTGGTGCGCCTCGTCCcaaaaacgccttttaaaacactggttgATACTATAATCCAAATCTTGACAGCTAACCACTGTAGTATTCATATTTTTCTGATCGTGACAGATAACCACatcttgtttggatgattgttacATATTGTTGTATTGTCGTATTGTATTTGtgttgtattattttgataaatagtttCCCGTCGTTACTTTGTGTCAGACACCAACAATTTAAAGGATAAACCTACACAAAGAGTATTCAACAGTATAGAGGTATAACAAAAAAGTATGGTACATGGTAAAATATGATTATTAGAtattaaataaagataaaatgagaaaaa
This window harbors:
- the LOC132052268 gene encoding magnesium transporter MRS2-1-like, whose translation is MAEIKERLLPPKPASAANLREVSYRPPGASGRQPFQGIDVLGLKKRGQGLRSWIRVDTSGNSQVIEVDKFTMMRRCDLPARDLRLLDPLFVYPSTILGREKAIVVNLEQIRCIITADEVLLLNSLDSYVLHYVVELQRRLQAAGAGEVWQSEGELSRRRGSRNIENIFGTPSPDYLPFEFRALEVALEAACTFLDSQAAELEIEAYPLLDELTSKISTLNLERVRRLKSRLVALTRRVQKVRDEIEQLMDDDGDMAEMYLTEKKRRMELSCYGDQSLLGYRSTDGALSVSAPVSPVSSPPESRRLEKSLSIARSRHESMRSSESGAETQSIEELEMLLEAYFVVIDSTLNKLTSLKEYIDDTEDFINIQLDNVRNQLIQFELLLTTATFVVAIFGVVAGIFGMNFEVPMFNEPNAFKWVLIITGVTGAVIFFAFLWFFKYRRLMPL